In one Rugosibacter aromaticivorans genomic region, the following are encoded:
- a CDS encoding aromatic/alkene monooxygenase hydroxylase subunit beta — MSEVEVLKPLKTWSYLAKRRRKPSEYEIVSTNLLYNTRDANAPYDLDPDLAMNRWYKRYRNNSPLQHDDWNAFRDPDELVYRTYNMLQDGQETYVFGLFNQFNEREHDKGLEPRWVGTLARIYTPGRYLFHALQMASAYLQQMSPASTITNCAAFQAADSMRWLSHTAYRTKELSLTFTSKGLGEDERKYWEDDAAWQGFRVLMEQVLTTWDWGEAFVALNLVAKPAIEEAVLRKLGEAGRHNGDTLLGLLTDSQLLDAARHRRWATALVKMTLEKSGNAEVIKQWIAKWEPLADQAIDAFCAAMPEVPDAAADAKSATRDFRRSLML; from the coding sequence ATGAGTGAAGTCGAGGTTTTAAAACCGCTTAAAACATGGAGCTATCTTGCCAAGCGTCGTCGCAAGCCGAGCGAATACGAGATTGTTTCGACCAATTTGCTGTACAACACCCGCGATGCGAATGCGCCTTACGATCTCGATCCGGATCTCGCGATGAATCGCTGGTACAAGCGGTATCGCAACAACAGCCCCTTGCAGCATGACGACTGGAATGCCTTCCGTGACCCCGATGAATTGGTCTACCGCACTTACAACATGCTGCAAGACGGTCAGGAAACCTATGTGTTTGGTCTCTTCAATCAATTTAACGAAAGAGAGCATGACAAAGGGCTCGAACCTCGGTGGGTGGGTACCCTGGCCAGAATTTACACGCCGGGGCGCTATCTTTTTCACGCTCTGCAAATGGCATCGGCCTATCTCCAGCAGATGTCCCCTGCCAGCACGATTACCAATTGCGCTGCGTTTCAAGCTGCCGACTCAATGCGATGGTTAAGCCACACCGCTTACCGCACTAAAGAGTTGTCATTGACTTTTACTAGCAAGGGTCTTGGCGAGGACGAGCGGAAGTATTGGGAAGACGACGCTGCATGGCAAGGATTTCGGGTATTGATGGAGCAAGTGTTAACCACCTGGGATTGGGGTGAAGCTTTTGTGGCATTGAATCTCGTCGCCAAGCCGGCGATTGAGGAGGCCGTATTGCGTAAATTGGGTGAAGCCGGGCGTCATAACGGCGATACCTTGCTTGGCCTGTTGACGGATAGCCAGCTTCTGGATGCTGCCCGCCATCGCCGCTGGGCAACGGCCCTGGTCAAAATGACCCTCGAAAAATCAGGCAATGCAGAGGTCATCAAGCAGTGGATCGCAAAATGGGAGCCGCTTGCCGATCAGGCAATCGATGCCTTTTGTGCTGCCATGCCTGAAGTGCCCGATGCCGCAGCGGATGCCAAGAGCGCAACACGCGATTTTCGGCGTTCGCTGATGCTTTGA
- the bphC gene encoding biphenyl-2,3-diol 1,2-dioxygenase — MAIVTELGYMGLGVSNMTAWREYASQVLGLEVFDEGEKDRFYLRMDYQHHRFIVHNSGTDDLDYLGWRVAGPEEFDEMKRQLEAAGVEFLQCDAADCEERRVLDLIKFLDPGGNPTEIYHGPLIDSHKPFHPGRGMHGRFVTGDEGLGHLILRQTDVQKAYRFYTDVFGMRGSIEYHLQVPQAGIVAKPVFMHCNGRDHTVAFVGGPAPKRINHLKFEVDNIDDIGMTHDIVRDRKLPVHLKLGKHANDHMLTFYHVNPSGWLVEYGGVGRKATHQSEYYEYDIWGHDNEEPGYGLDLRLRYDWSKK, encoded by the coding sequence ATGGCAATCGTGACTGAATTGGGGTACATGGGTTTGGGTGTGTCGAATATGACGGCATGGCGCGAATATGCCTCGCAGGTGCTGGGGCTGGAGGTTTTTGATGAGGGCGAAAAAGATCGCTTTTACCTGCGGATGGACTACCAGCATCACCGCTTCATCGTTCATAACAGTGGCACGGATGATCTGGATTATCTAGGTTGGCGTGTTGCAGGGCCTGAGGAATTCGACGAGATGAAGCGCCAGCTCGAAGCCGCAGGCGTGGAATTTCTCCAATGTGATGCGGCAGATTGCGAAGAGCGCCGGGTGCTTGATCTCATCAAGTTTTTAGATCCCGGTGGCAATCCTACGGAGATTTATCACGGCCCGTTGATTGACTCTCACAAGCCTTTTCACCCGGGGCGCGGTATGCATGGCCGTTTTGTGACGGGAGATGAAGGCTTGGGTCACCTCATCCTTCGGCAGACCGATGTACAAAAAGCCTACCGGTTTTATACCGATGTGTTTGGTATGCGTGGATCGATCGAGTATCACCTGCAAGTGCCTCAAGCCGGGATTGTTGCCAAGCCTGTTTTCATGCACTGCAATGGTCGCGATCACACCGTGGCTTTTGTTGGCGGGCCTGCACCCAAGCGGATCAATCACCTCAAGTTTGAAGTGGATAATATTGATGATATTGGCATGACGCATGATATTGTGCGCGATAGAAAATTACCGGTGCATTTGAAGCTCGGCAAACACGCTAATGACCACATGCTGACTTTCTATCATGTCAATCCATCGGGCTGGCTAGTCGAGTATGGTGGGGTAGGTCGTAAAGCGACCCATCAATCCGAGTACTACGAGTACGACATCTGGGGTCATGACAACGAAGAGCCCGGCTATGGTCTGGACCTTCGCTTGCGCTACGACTGGTCGAAAAAGTAA
- a CDS encoding NnrU family protein, translating to MLPLTSLGLACALFLGLHWLVAGSPLRRVIVTITGEKIFRAVFSLAVLVSLLWMGWAYAHAPYIETWGEAVDLKPVALVLMAFAFVFFIVGTFAKNMSILNQNTPEDVNVKGMLRITRNPGLIGLGLWGLAHFIVNGDWAGHLLFGSFAFQGLVGPLNMERKYRKKFGAAWDAYVSQTSHVPFLAILTGRNRLVLSEISKSLLIASLLAYALVLYYHAAWFGVSPLS from the coding sequence ATGTTGCCTTTGACTTCCCTAGGCTTAGCCTGCGCTCTGTTCCTCGGCCTGCACTGGCTGGTTGCCGGTAGCCCCTTGCGCCGCGTGATTGTTACCATCACGGGAGAAAAAATATTCCGCGCCGTGTTTTCGCTCGCAGTGCTGGTAAGTCTTCTCTGGATGGGATGGGCCTACGCCCATGCGCCTTATATCGAGACCTGGGGCGAGGCAGTGGACTTGAAACCGGTGGCCCTTGTCCTGATGGCCTTTGCCTTCGTATTTTTTATCGTGGGCACCTTCGCCAAAAACATGAGCATTCTCAATCAGAACACACCGGAAGATGTCAATGTGAAGGGGATGTTACGTATCACCCGCAACCCGGGACTCATTGGGCTGGGCTTATGGGGGCTGGCGCATTTCATTGTCAATGGCGATTGGGCAGGGCATCTGCTTTTTGGCAGCTTTGCCTTTCAGGGGCTGGTGGGGCCTTTGAACATGGAGCGCAAGTATAGAAAAAAATTCGGAGCAGCTTGGGATGCCTATGTCAGCCAAACCTCCCATGTACCCTTCCTTGCCATACTGACGGGGCGCAACCGCCTGGTCTTGAGCGAAATCAGCAAATCCTTGCTGATTGCGAGCCTTCTCGCCTATGCGCTCGTGCTGTATTACCATGCCGCGTGGTTCGGGGTCTCGCCGCTGTCTTAG
- a CDS encoding acyl-CoA dehydrogenase family protein, with protein MLQKVVTHEEIIKRAHALGKLAESKLTEADANGGYDKEFRDALHETGIHRILRPKRYGGLGLSHRTMLEAVRTVSQYSVAGGWLTLFMPAHECWVAMLPPKGREEIFGSDEFVADILYPIGKVEYVEGGVRLSGRWQWGSGIEMCGWIGLGAMVDLPGELFGIEGGPQACLCTIKVSEGHIIRDWKAFGLNGSGSHSIEVKDVFVPWHRVCPLAAIKKNAVPIGGEFDPEEAVYHTPFGPAFAIGFATIALGGAQRLQRELRERLRNRQRIVLGMKEWESPVAQRNLGEVTTMVETAEALYERALQQIESWTSQGRTSASEEEQARVAAWRCNVGRIAAQVGFRTMELLGGAAAYRGDLVEVFARDLFMMSIHFGQAYDDHMMFYGRSQYGLSAHPLV; from the coding sequence ATGTTACAAAAAGTCGTGACACATGAAGAGATCATCAAACGTGCTCATGCGCTAGGCAAACTGGCGGAATCAAAACTGACCGAGGCTGATGCCAATGGCGGCTATGACAAGGAGTTTCGCGATGCCTTGCATGAGACCGGCATTCACCGGATTTTGCGCCCCAAACGCTATGGCGGCTTAGGTTTGAGCCACCGGACGATGCTCGAAGCCGTGCGTACCGTCTCGCAATATAGCGTTGCGGGTGGCTGGCTCACGCTATTCATGCCGGCACATGAATGTTGGGTAGCCATGTTGCCCCCCAAGGGCCGAGAAGAAATCTTCGGCTCGGACGAATTCGTTGCCGACATTCTCTACCCGATAGGCAAAGTCGAGTATGTCGAAGGGGGTGTGCGTTTGAGTGGCCGCTGGCAGTGGGGAAGCGGCATCGAGATGTGTGGCTGGATTGGCCTGGGGGCAATGGTCGATCTGCCAGGCGAGCTTTTCGGTATCGAAGGTGGGCCGCAAGCTTGTTTATGCACGATTAAAGTGTCTGAAGGTCACATCATCCGCGACTGGAAAGCTTTTGGCCTCAATGGTTCAGGCAGCCATTCGATCGAAGTCAAAGATGTATTTGTGCCCTGGCATCGTGTTTGCCCCCTTGCAGCCATCAAGAAAAATGCCGTACCGATTGGCGGTGAATTCGATCCTGAAGAAGCGGTTTATCACACGCCATTTGGGCCGGCGTTTGCCATTGGCTTTGCCACGATTGCCCTTGGCGGTGCACAACGTTTGCAACGTGAGCTGCGCGAACGGTTACGCAATCGGCAGCGTATCGTGCTCGGTATGAAAGAGTGGGAGTCCCCCGTGGCGCAACGCAACCTGGGTGAAGTCACCACGATGGTTGAAACTGCCGAAGCGCTTTATGAGCGCGCCTTGCAGCAAATCGAGAGTTGGACAAGTCAAGGCAGAACCTCCGCCTCCGAAGAAGAGCAAGCGCGGGTTGCGGCATGGCGCTGCAATGTGGGTCGCATTGCAGCGCAGGTGGGGTTTCGCACCATGGAATTGCTTGGTGGAGCCGCAGCCTATCGTGGTGACCTGGTGGAGGTCTTTGCCCGCGATCTTTTCATGATGTCCATCCACTTTGGTCAGGCGTATGACGACCACATGATGTTCTATGGCCGTTCGCAATACGGGTTAAGTGCGCATCCGCTGGTCTGA
- a CDS encoding catechol 2,3-dioxygenase: MRIGHVNIRVMDMGAALKHYEKVVGMKTTHKDAEGNVYLKCWDEWDKYSLILSPADKAGVNHVAYKVEHDADLEALQKRIEAYGIKTEFQPAGTLPFVGRMLKFNLPSGHDMRLYSQKEFVNTDVGSTNPDPWPDDIKGTGAHWLDHCLLMCEMNPEKGINKVEENTKFCMEVLDFYLSEQILVGPDKAKAATWLFRTSTPHDIAFVGGPINGLHHIAFFLDNWNDILKAADIMSKNKTRIDVTPTRHGITRGETIYFFDPSGNRNETFAGLGYLAQPDRPVTTWDESHLGQGIFYHARELNPAFTEVYT; encoded by the coding sequence ATGAGAATCGGTCACGTCAACATCCGCGTTATGGATATGGGTGCGGCGTTGAAACATTATGAAAAAGTGGTCGGCATGAAGACCACGCACAAAGATGCAGAGGGCAATGTGTATCTCAAATGCTGGGATGAGTGGGATAAATACTCGCTCATCCTTTCCCCTGCGGATAAGGCAGGGGTCAATCACGTGGCTTACAAGGTGGAACATGATGCGGATCTCGAGGCCCTCCAGAAACGCATCGAAGCCTATGGCATCAAAACCGAATTCCAGCCTGCCGGCACGTTACCCTTCGTCGGCCGCATGCTCAAGTTCAACCTGCCCAGCGGGCACGATATGCGCCTGTATTCTCAAAAAGAATTTGTCAATACGGATGTCGGCTCCACCAACCCCGACCCTTGGCCGGATGACATCAAGGGCACAGGTGCGCACTGGCTCGACCATTGTCTCTTAATGTGTGAAATGAACCCTGAAAAAGGCATCAACAAGGTAGAAGAAAACACGAAGTTCTGCATGGAAGTGCTGGATTTTTATCTATCCGAGCAGATTCTGGTGGGCCCAGACAAGGCCAAAGCGGCAACCTGGCTTTTCCGCACCTCTACGCCGCACGATATCGCCTTTGTCGGTGGCCCCATTAACGGTCTGCATCACATTGCCTTCTTCCTGGATAACTGGAACGATATCCTCAAAGCGGCGGACATCATGTCGAAGAACAAGACCAGAATTGATGTCACCCCGACGCGTCATGGCATCACCCGTGGCGAGACGATCTATTTCTTCGATCCCTCCGGCAACCGCAATGAAACATTTGCCGGGCTGGGTTATCTTGCGCAACCCGATCGCCCAGTCACCACGTGGGACGAATCCCATCTGGGTCAAGGGATTTTCTATCACGCCCGCGAATTAAATCCTGCCTTTACAGAGGTCTATACCTAA
- a CDS encoding acyl-CoA dehydrogenase family protein: MVQTTMTHEEAIKRAEYIGQVAEEGLFEADRNNGYSSKLKDAIHETQIHRLLRPKKYGGFGLGHDTMAEVVRTVAQHSVSGAWVTYFMPLHETWVAMLPPRAREEIFASDQFVSDIFFPIGKIEYVEGGVRLSGEWKWGSGIDFCGWIGLGAMVDVPGQPGGPQPCLVTVKVSEGEIVKDWNAFGLNGTGSNTFRINNVFSRWDMVLPLGAIKKNTVPIGGDYDPNEPVYRVPFGPAFCVGFGAICVGAAQRLQRELHERIRSRQRVVLGMKEWESPVAQRNLGEVTTQVETIEALFGRYVNQLKDWCKVGKTSIESEEEARMAAWRAYISRSASQIGFRSLELLGGAAAYRGDLVEVFARDLLMISIHVGQAYEDHMMFYGRAQYGMSQHPLV; this comes from the coding sequence GTGGTTCAAACAACGATGACACATGAAGAAGCCATCAAGCGTGCCGAATATATTGGTCAGGTGGCCGAAGAAGGGCTTTTTGAGGCAGACCGCAACAATGGGTATTCGAGCAAACTCAAGGATGCCATTCATGAAACGCAAATTCATCGCTTGCTGCGACCGAAAAAATACGGTGGATTTGGGCTGGGTCATGACACCATGGCAGAAGTCGTACGCACGGTTGCGCAGCATAGTGTTTCGGGCGCGTGGGTAACTTATTTCATGCCATTGCACGAGACTTGGGTTGCTATGTTGCCGCCCAGGGCGCGCGAAGAGATTTTTGCCTCCGATCAGTTCGTTTCCGATATTTTCTTTCCGATTGGCAAAATTGAATACGTCGAGGGAGGTGTGCGTCTCAGCGGGGAATGGAAGTGGGGAAGCGGTATTGATTTTTGTGGCTGGATTGGCCTGGGCGCCATGGTTGATGTCCCTGGGCAACCTGGTGGTCCGCAGCCCTGCCTGGTGACAGTCAAGGTATCCGAAGGAGAGATTGTCAAGGACTGGAATGCCTTCGGTCTGAATGGCACAGGGAGCAATACCTTCCGCATCAATAATGTTTTCTCGCGCTGGGATATGGTGTTGCCCCTGGGGGCTATCAAGAAGAATACCGTACCTATCGGTGGGGATTATGACCCCAACGAGCCGGTTTATCGCGTGCCCTTTGGTCCCGCTTTCTGCGTCGGTTTCGGAGCGATTTGCGTGGGTGCTGCGCAACGCTTGCAACGCGAATTGCACGAGCGTATTCGTAGCCGGCAACGTGTCGTACTCGGCATGAAAGAGTGGGAATCTCCCGTGGCGCAGCGCAACCTTGGTGAAGTGACGACTCAGGTTGAGACGATCGAAGCGCTGTTTGGACGCTATGTCAATCAGTTGAAAGACTGGTGCAAAGTTGGCAAAACTTCTATCGAATCTGAAGAAGAAGCCCGCATGGCGGCTTGGCGTGCCTATATATCGCGTAGTGCATCGCAGATTGGTTTCCGCTCGCTGGAGCTTCTTGGAGGGGCTGCTGCGTATCGCGGCGATCTGGTGGAAGTCTTCGCCCGGGATTTGCTGATGATTTCCATTCACGTTGGTCAGGCGTACGAAGACCACATGATGTTTTACGGTCGCGCTCAATACGGCATGAGTCAGCATCCGCTAGTTTAA
- a CDS encoding toluene-4-monooxygenase system B family protein, whose amino-acid sequence MMALFPLTSNFQGDFVLQLLPVDTENTMDEVAAAAAHHSVGRRVAARPGHIMRVRRQGAGELMPRTLKVSESGLKPMECIEVIWE is encoded by the coding sequence ATGATGGCATTATTCCCATTAACGTCAAATTTTCAGGGAGATTTTGTGTTGCAACTGCTTCCTGTGGATACTGAAAACACCATGGATGAAGTCGCCGCTGCGGCGGCGCATCACTCCGTCGGACGCCGTGTTGCGGCACGCCCTGGCCACATCATGCGCGTCCGCCGGCAAGGTGCCGGTGAGCTGATGCCGCGAACACTCAAGGTGAGTGAATCAGGACTCAAACCGATGGAATGCATCGAAGTGATCTGGGAATAA
- a CDS encoding aromatic-ring-hydroxylating dioxygenase subunit beta: MNSALSKPLEGPVMLAIDKHLALQQQLFLEARLLDDERYNDWLGLIDEAICYRMPMAERRFRKDRSAPLAFGGGRIFDENKGRLTMRVDRLQSGLVWAEDPRNKVRRIVSNVEIWQGVQTNEAEVHSVVTIHRSRIDGEEKHFVAGRRDVWRETAQGWRLVVRDISLDTSVVLDSNMNTLF; encoded by the coding sequence ATGAACAGCGCACTGTCCAAACCGCTTGAAGGGCCGGTGATGCTGGCTATTGATAAACACCTTGCGCTCCAGCAGCAACTGTTTCTTGAGGCGCGCTTGCTGGACGACGAACGCTATAACGACTGGCTGGGCTTGATTGATGAGGCAATTTGTTATCGCATGCCCATGGCCGAGCGGCGCTTCCGTAAAGATCGTAGCGCCCCCTTGGCTTTTGGTGGTGGCCGCATCTTTGACGAAAACAAGGGGCGGCTGACGATGCGTGTTGATCGCTTGCAGTCGGGTTTGGTGTGGGCGGAAGATCCGCGCAACAAAGTGCGTCGCATTGTGAGCAATGTAGAAATCTGGCAAGGCGTACAAACGAATGAGGCAGAGGTGCATTCGGTCGTGACTATCCATCGCAGCCGGATTGATGGTGAAGAAAAGCACTTTGTGGCGGGGCGTCGGGATGTCTGGCGCGAAACTGCCCAAGGCTGGCGGTTGGTTGTGCGGGATATTTCGCTCGACACAAGCGTCGTGTTGGATAGCAACATGAACACTTTATTTTAA
- a CDS encoding Rieske 2Fe-2S domain-containing protein — protein MAFAKVCTLDDLWEGEMESFQINGQEVLLLSMEGGDIRAYQGICPHQDILLVEGQFDGKALICRAHQWIFDARTGAGINPDDACLAEYPVKVEEENVFVDTEGVVPLFAHV, from the coding sequence ATGGCCTTTGCAAAAGTCTGCACGCTGGATGACCTGTGGGAAGGCGAGATGGAATCCTTTCAGATCAATGGTCAGGAAGTTTTGCTGTTGAGCATGGAGGGCGGTGATATTCGCGCCTATCAGGGGATTTGCCCGCACCAGGATATTTTGCTGGTGGAAGGGCAGTTCGATGGCAAGGCACTGATCTGCCGCGCGCACCAATGGATTTTCGATGCCAGAACCGGTGCGGGAATCAATCCGGATGATGCGTGTTTAGCGGAATATCCGGTCAAAGTAGAAGAGGAAAATGTCTTTGTTGACACTGAAGGCGTTGTGCCGCTATTTGCGCATGTTTGA
- a CDS encoding aromatic/alkene/methane monooxygenase hydroxylase/oxygenase subunit alpha — protein sequence MALLGRLDWYNLARTTNWTPSYVTEDELFPPEMSGSMGIPLSGWESYDEPYKQTYPEYVKVQREKDAGAYSVKAALERSDIYEKADPGWQAVLKLHYGAFPRAEYSASTAEARMARFGKAPGMRNMATMGMMDEMRHAQLQLYFPHELCPKDRQFDWAHKSADTNHWAIVAARHLFDDMMVTRGASEVALGLTFAFETGFTNMQFLGLAADAAEVGDWSFSNMISSIQTDESRHAQIGGPLVAILLANGKKQEAQRIVDTMIWRAWKLFSAVTGSAMDYFTPVADRKMSFKEFMLEWIVSQFERALLDLGLDKPWYWNQLVADLDHASHAMQMGFWFWRPIMWWNTPAGVTAEDRAWLEEKYPGWSETFGTVWDVITDNLLEGKKELTYPETLPMLCNMCQLPIASVPGPAWKVRDFPLDYKGRTYHFCSEGCQWCFEQEPERYKGHLSLIDRFLAGMIQPPNLEGALNYMSLAPGEIGDDAHNYAWVETIRAARQKAAA from the coding sequence ATGGCATTACTTGGCAGACTCGATTGGTACAACCTTGCGCGCACCACCAACTGGACGCCGTCTTATGTGACGGAAGATGAACTTTTCCCGCCAGAAATGTCCGGGAGTATGGGAATTCCGCTCTCTGGTTGGGAGAGCTACGATGAGCCCTACAAGCAAACGTATCCCGAATATGTGAAAGTTCAGCGTGAGAAAGACGCCGGCGCTTATTCCGTCAAGGCAGCGCTTGAGCGTAGCGACATTTACGAAAAAGCTGATCCGGGCTGGCAGGCGGTATTAAAGCTGCACTACGGTGCTTTTCCGCGTGCCGAATATTCTGCCTCCACGGCGGAAGCGCGCATGGCGCGATTTGGTAAAGCCCCCGGTATGCGCAACATGGCTACCATGGGCATGATGGATGAAATGCGGCATGCCCAACTTCAGCTGTATTTCCCGCATGAGCTTTGCCCGAAAGACCGTCAGTTCGACTGGGCGCACAAGTCAGCCGATACCAATCACTGGGCTATCGTTGCGGCGCGCCATCTGTTTGACGACATGATGGTGACGCGCGGTGCATCGGAAGTTGCCCTGGGGTTGACGTTTGCGTTTGAAACAGGATTCACCAACATGCAGTTCCTTGGCCTAGCGGCGGATGCGGCCGAAGTCGGTGACTGGTCTTTCTCGAACATGATTTCGAGCATACAAACAGATGAGTCGCGCCATGCCCAGATCGGCGGGCCATTGGTGGCGATTCTTTTGGCGAATGGCAAAAAGCAGGAAGCACAGCGCATTGTGGATACGATGATCTGGCGTGCCTGGAAGCTGTTTTCTGCGGTAACAGGTTCCGCCATGGATTATTTCACGCCGGTAGCTGATCGCAAGATGTCCTTCAAGGAATTCATGCTGGAATGGATTGTGAGTCAATTTGAGCGCGCCTTGCTGGATTTGGGTCTGGATAAACCCTGGTATTGGAATCAGTTGGTTGCTGACCTGGATCATGCTAGCCACGCAATGCAAATGGGTTTCTGGTTCTGGCGTCCGATCATGTGGTGGAACACCCCCGCAGGCGTTACCGCTGAAGATCGTGCCTGGCTGGAAGAGAAATACCCGGGATGGTCGGAAACTTTTGGGACGGTGTGGGATGTCATCACCGATAATCTGTTGGAAGGCAAAAAAGAACTCACCTATCCAGAGACTTTACCGATGCTTTGCAATATGTGTCAGTTACCGATTGCGTCGGTACCGGGCCCGGCCTGGAAGGTCCGTGATTTCCCGCTTGATTACAAAGGTCGGACGTACCATTTCTGTTCAGAAGGCTGCCAGTGGTGTTTCGAGCAAGAGCCAGAACGTTACAAAGGTCATTTGTCCTTGATCGACCGCTTCCTGGCCGGCATGATCCAACCGCCCAACCTTGAAGGTGCGCTTAACTACATGAGTCTTGCACCTGGCGAAATCGGTGACGATGCACACAACTACGCCTGGGTGGAAACGATACGCGCGGCTCGCCAAAAAGCGGCAGCCTGA
- a CDS encoding aromatic ring-hydroxylating dioxygenase subunit alpha has translation MTNVSSLIDQKTGAQSRLIYSDQAIYEQELERIFGRCWLFLAHESQVPNPGDFFRTYMGEDEVVVVRQDDRSIRVFLNTCTHRGNRLTRADRGNARAFSCNYHGWAFGLDGSLVTVPLESEVYFNEIDKNQFRLVPVERVDSYHGLIFGCFDKNAPSLGEYLGDMRWYLDVALDAMPGGTELLGATQKVIIHTNWKLSVENVCGDGYHLGWSHGGALKATQSGDFSGFTVGNSSVDLEGGMSVAGLNGNSVLATLDGVSGYAFYPNPTLALKYLSENRAKAVERLGKLRGEKLWGSQLNLTVFPSLQFLPGLNWFRVYHPKGPGKIEMWTWAIAEKAMPDELKQQILDNELLTFGPAGLFDNDDGDNLSACTVQSRGWRTRQMPVYTNMALGRSGKRVGLPGDIASGVVSEHNQRYFYRRWQEHMQAKDWSEVPQYNLNPLEASDEQRTVQTA, from the coding sequence ATGACAAACGTGAGTTCGTTAATTGATCAAAAAACAGGCGCCCAGAGCCGGCTGATTTATTCGGATCAGGCGATTTACGAGCAGGAGCTGGAACGCATCTTTGGCCGTTGCTGGCTGTTTTTAGCACACGAATCGCAGGTTCCGAATCCCGGTGATTTTTTTCGTACCTATATGGGCGAAGATGAAGTCGTGGTGGTGCGGCAGGATGATCGTTCGATCAGGGTTTTTCTGAATACCTGCACGCACCGGGGCAATCGTTTAACGCGCGCTGATCGTGGCAATGCGCGGGCTTTTTCCTGCAACTATCATGGCTGGGCGTTTGGCCTGGATGGCAGCTTGGTGACTGTGCCGCTGGAGAGCGAGGTCTATTTCAATGAAATCGACAAAAATCAGTTTCGGCTGGTGCCAGTTGAGCGGGTTGATTCCTACCACGGGCTGATCTTCGGCTGCTTTGACAAGAATGCGCCTTCCTTGGGGGAATATCTGGGTGACATGCGCTGGTATCTGGACGTGGCGCTGGATGCCATGCCAGGGGGGACTGAGTTGTTGGGCGCAACGCAGAAAGTCATCATTCATACCAACTGGAAGTTGTCTGTTGAAAATGTGTGTGGCGACGGCTACCACCTGGGTTGGTCGCATGGCGGTGCATTGAAAGCGACACAAAGTGGCGACTTTTCCGGTTTTACGGTAGGCAATTCAAGCGTGGATCTTGAAGGCGGCATGTCTGTCGCAGGGCTGAATGGCAATTCCGTCTTGGCGACACTGGATGGCGTTTCAGGTTACGCCTTTTATCCCAATCCCACATTGGCGTTGAAATATCTCTCGGAGAACCGCGCCAAAGCGGTGGAGCGGCTGGGCAAGTTGCGCGGCGAAAAGCTCTGGGGTTCGCAATTGAACTTGACGGTTTTCCCCAGCTTGCAGTTTTTGCCTGGGCTTAACTGGTTCCGCGTGTATCACCCCAAAGGCCCGGGCAAGATTGAAATGTGGACTTGGGCGATCGCTGAAAAGGCCATGCCAGACGAATTAAAACAGCAAATTCTGGATAACGAGCTGCTCACCTTTGGTCCTGCTGGCTTGTTTGATAACGACGATGGCGACAATTTGAGCGCCTGCACCGTGCAATCCCGTGGCTGGCGCACCCGGCAAATGCCGGTGTACACCAATATGGCGCTGGGGCGCTCAGGCAAGCGTGTCGGCCTGCCGGGCGATATTGCCTCGGGCGTGGTGAGCGAGCATAACCAGCGCTATTTTTATCGCCGCTGGCAAGAGCACATGCAGGCTAAGGATTGGTCTGAAGTGCCCCAATACAACCTGAACCCACTGGAGGCGAGCGATGAACAGCGCACTGTCCAAACCGCTTGA
- a CDS encoding MmoB/DmpM family protein — protein MSDISQSHINNKVGPVMRQGDLAKAVAEAAEIDNPGKAITVEDKLAYLRIQTDGEMFLQRQTIEDMLGRPFSMNELEVDLASFAGRIDTKADYVRFHHALVL, from the coding sequence ATGAGTGATATATCTCAGTCGCACATTAACAACAAGGTAGGTCCGGTCATGCGTCAGGGTGATCTGGCCAAGGCAGTGGCTGAGGCTGCTGAAATCGATAATCCGGGCAAAGCAATCACGGTTGAAGATAAGCTGGCTTATCTGCGCATCCAGACGGATGGCGAAATGTTTCTTCAGCGGCAAACCATCGAAGACATGCTGGGGCGGCCATTCAGCATGAATGAACTGGAAGTCGATCTGGCCTCATTTGCCGGGCGGATTGATACCAAGGCGGATTACGTGCGATTTCATCACGCCCTGGTTTTGTAA